A portion of the Rhinolophus sinicus isolate RSC01 linkage group LG03, ASM3656204v1, whole genome shotgun sequence genome contains these proteins:
- the F2RL1 gene encoding proteinase-activated receptor 2 has translation MRSPSAAWLLGSAILLAASASGDRTIQGFNRSSKGRSLIGKTGDSSLISGKVDPGFSVDEFSASILTGKLTTVFLPIVYTIVFIVGLPSNGMALWVFLFRTKKKHPAVVYMANLALADLLSIIWFPLKIAYHIHGNNWIYGEALCKVLIGFFYGNMYCSILFMTCLSVQRYWVIVNPIVHARKKANIAIGVSLGIWLLILLVTIPLYLVKQTSHIPALNITTCHDVLPEEVLVADMFNYFLSLAIGIFLFPAFLTASAYVLMIRTLQSSAIDENSGKKRRRAIKLIVTVLAMYLICFTPSNLLLVVHYFLIKHQGQSHVYALYIAALCLSTLNSCIDPFVYYFVSQDFRDHAKNAVLCRSVRTVKRMQISLSSKKSSRKSSSYSSSSTTVKTSY, from the exons ATGCGAAGCCCGAGCGCGGCGTGGCTGCTGGGGAGCGCCATCCTGCTGGCGGCCTCTGCCTCGGGTGATCGCACGATCCAAG GCTTCAATAGATCCTCTAAAGGAAGAAGTCTCATTGGTAAGACTGGTGACTCATCTCTGATCTCTGGGAAAGTGGATCCAGGCTTTTCCGTGGATGAGTTTTCTGCCTCCATCCTCACTGGAAAACTGACGACTGTCTTTCTTCCAATTGTCTACACGATTGTATTTATAGTTGGTTTGCCAAGTAATGGCATGGCCCTGTGGGTGTTTCTTTTCCGAACAAAGAAGAAGCACCCCGCTGTGGTTTACATGGCCAACCTGGCCTTGGCGGATCTACTTTCTATCATCTGGTTCCCTCTGAAGATTGCCTATCATATCCATGGCAACAACTGGATTTACGGGGAAGCACTTTGCAAGGTACTCATTGGCTTTTTCTACGGCAACATGTATTGTTCCATTCTCTTCATGACCTGCCTCAGCGTGCAGAGGTACTGGGTTATCGTGAACCCCATAGTGCATGCCAGGAAGAAGGCCAACATTGCCATTGGTGTCTCCCTGGGAATATGGCTGCTGATTCTGCTGGTTACCATCCCCTTGTATCTCGTGAAGCAGACCAGTCACATCCCAGCCCTTAATATCACGACCTGTCATGATGTTTTGCCTGAGGAGGTGTTGGTGGCGGACATGTTCAATTATTTCCTCTCTCTGGCCATTGGAATCTTTCTGTTCCCAGCCTTCCTCACAGCTTCTGCCTATGTGCTGATGATCAGAACACTTCAATCTTCTGCCATAGATGAAAACTcgggaaagaagaggaggagagccATCAAACTTATTGTCACCGTCCTGGCCATGTACCTGATCTGCTTCACTCCTAGTAACCTCCTGCTTGTGGTGCATTATTTCCTGATTAAACATCAGGGCCAGAGCCATGTGTATGCCCTGTACATCGCAGCCCTCTGCCTCTCCACCCTCAATAGCTGCATTGACCCCTTTGTCTATTACTTTGTGTCACAGGACTTCAGGGATCATGCAAAGAATGCTGTCCTTTGCCGAAGCGTCCGCACGGTAAAGCGGATGCAAATATCCCTCTCATCTAAGAAATCCTCCAGGAAATCCAGCTCTTACTCTTCAAGTTCAACCACAGTTAAAACCTCCTACTGA